The Oxyura jamaicensis isolate SHBP4307 breed ruddy duck chromosome 5, BPBGC_Ojam_1.0, whole genome shotgun sequence region GGGGTAGCACATCACTGCTCAAGAAACACTTTGTGTGGAAAAGGTCAGTTGTTCCAGAGAGTCAGTGGTGAAAACACTCAACGTGAAGGCTCCAGCTTGACGACAGCTGCCTTTTATTGCAGGAGGTGGATGTGTTGAAAGGTCTCGGTTAAACAGAAACCTTCTTGCAGAATatcccaggttggaagggacccacgaggatCATCGTTCTCCTTCTACCCCCTACAATAAAGCATCTTCTCTAGACTTAGCCCTAAAGCTTGTAACTACTCATGCATACATGTTGTGGTTTTGGTCTAATCTGTACTGTTCCTGTTGTCAGGAACAAACCCGCGTTAACAATTGACCTACAAGGAAAATGTCAAGGCTGCCAATAAGCTGAGCTCAGAATGGCTCAGTGCAAAGTTTCAGTATCAaagataataatgaaaaaaaattgttggaACAGATTAAAAATGGATTCTATGTGGagatcaaaatgaaaacaaagcattttagtTCCAACTTTAAGTTACCGTTTCTTGGTGTCTTTTAGTGAAAATGTGGGGTTTAAAAACCCATTTCCACAATTGGTGTATTAGCAATCAGTCTTACTGGTTCCTTTCTGGCTGTTTTTAGAGATCAGCAACTTGGCTGAAAAAGACATCCTTGTTCTGCGTCTGGACTTGACTGATAGAAGCTCCCATGAAGCTGCAACCAACAGCGTTATTAAGCATTTTGGCAAGGTAAGGTGCGCTCCTGAGGCTGAATTTCTTCTCTATCTTCTATCCCTGCATTTCTGtctgtatttcacttttattctATCATACGGTAAATTCAGCAACGCTCACATTCACATCTTGCTCAAGTTTTGGTATTAAATGTGACAAAAGTACTTAAATTTTCATCCCTTCTGTTGCTTACTTCTGGATTTCAGTAGGCTCTGCAGAGATGCAGCAGGAACTAATCCCTGGCCAGTaccaagaattaaaaattaacttgCTTGATTTGACTGATCACTTGCTTGATTACTGAATTTTTGGTCCAAATGGAGTGATCCTCAGCTGTATGTTCTGGGCTTGGAACTGTGTCTGAAAGTCAGGACctttattttgtagttttggTGAGGCACGTTGGGTTCAGAGCCGTACGGGGCACAACTGGACATCAGGCACAGCTGCTTACCTTGTTTGGCGTGCAGTCGTTTTGACTGCTAGTCCAGAGTTAAGACAACAGCAGTCAGATCTGACTAACACCGTGCACAATGGGCAAAGCTTCAAGCTAGGCCTTTAGTCCGCTGGTACTTCGGTGTCACAGAGAAATTCTTGGCACCGGAtttgttccttctgttctttaatCTAGTTGGTTTCCAGCTGCCGGTGTTCCTGTGCCGGGAGCTAACACTGTTTGGCATCAAACACCGTTCCTGTTTTGTTGTCTCCACCGAAAATCAGCCAGCCTGCAATTCAAAGGGGGAGGCTAGTGGGCGAGACTAGAGGGATGACAATAGGTCAGTTAACAACTGCCTGAGGAAGTGCAAATATTAAAGTAAATgtgctatatttatttatcGCCGTCTCTTTCCTGAGATCGATGTTTTGGTCAACAATGGTGGACGTTCCCAACGCTCCCTGTTCATGGACACAAACCTGGATGTCTACAGCGCGATAATGGAACTTAACTACCTCGGCACGATCTCTCTGACAAAGCACGTCCTGAAACACAtgattgaaaggaaaaagggaaagattgTGACTGTGAGCAGCGTGATGGGTATCATGGGAGCCCCTCTTGCCTCTGGGTACTGTGCCAGCAAGCATGCTCTGCAGGTAAGgtacatttctgaattttgttaAGTCTTCTGTGCTATACCAGCATCAGTTTTAGTGCTGTAGCAGAGGACTTTATGCCGTGCAGGAATAAGTCTCACCTGAAATTGCACACAGCATATGTAACTTTCTCAGATGCTAAAAGTTATACAGAATTGTTCTGAAATGTTCTGAAACTCCTAGAGAATGATTCTGGACTGAAAGAATTAGGGGATGGTGGCTCTTTCTCTGGTATCTGTTTTTGTGGCCTCTAAAATATCCTGGAATTGAACTTCAATCCTTTCTTCAGCTACCAGCACTGTGAATTCCTCACtacaaaatcttgtttttagcaaaacaaaaagtgagCCTAAAGGGACCTTGACTCAGAGCTTAGGAACTGAGTAGCCATATGTCCAGGATGTGATACCCCAACCAAAGCGATGAAATACAGactagcttaaaaaaaataatacagagcTCTCaaacaaaagttgtttttttttttttttaacaagattCCATTGAATAAAACTGGTATTACCTAGAAATATACTTTTCTTAAACATACCGCATGTGTTTACTGTATCTTCTGGTAAATGGGAAACTTCTTTCACTTTGGAGTAagaatttctaatttctaaccATGGAGCATAAGACAAAAATGCCTGCAGTGCTCTCTCACTTATGCCAAAACACTGTAAGAAATACATAAAGCCATCTGAACTCACTGAGCAATGTTTGGTATCAAAGGCAGAGAAACCACACAGAAGCCTGCAGCAGTTCTGAACTGCATGTGGAGGTGTGGATAAGGGGGAGAAGGATTTGCCATGCTGCTCCTGCACTCCTGACCTAGCTCCCGCCTGCCTCCCATCCCCTGTACTGCATGCAAACATGCAAACGGTGCTGAGCCGGGAGAATCCCCTGCACGTGCTACTTGGAGTGTGGCGCAGGAACAGTGAGCACCGTGCTTTAAGACTCATCTTAATTCAgttagggaagaaaaatccctGGTGAGAGGTTTTTAGACTGTAGGAAATCTTTAGGACAGTCAAGAGAGAACAGTGATTGGGAAAGCAGACTAACGAGGAATTGAGGCTTCCTGTTCTAGCTAGGAAGATCTGAAAGAACCTCGAGTTTTTAATCTTGCTGTGGTGTGAACTAGCAGCTCATAGTGCCTTAGGAAGGCAGACATACCTTCTGTATAACACTGAATTTTCAATATTGGTTGGAAAGATTTTTGAAAGCCATTTCTCTgatgcagaaaaacataaaagctgagaaaagtgtcggggggggggggttgcggGGGGGCGGGCGCTGCCTTTATCATTGCGGAATCGTTTGTTTAACTAGCAAATTTATTTAGACGTATTTGTCTTTCACCACTGTTTGACTTCCTGCTAATGTACGTTTTGATCTCAGTAAGCTAAACTTCAGCTGTGCTcagtgatgattttaaaaacaaaaactggcaCGTTCCTACTCCCTGCTGGCTTTAAGCACGTGAGCAGAGTGAGTAACTTTGCTTAACCTATTGGATCAATATCTTTGTGGCAATTTgactaacaacaacaaacacgTAACTAGTGGCTGACACTGCAAAGCCATTAGACACTTGAAAGAATGAAGATGTGGAAGACTGTGGCAGGTCTCTGCTAACAGAAGATTTTCAGTTAATGACAGGGAGAGAGCTGCTACCCTTCATTTAGGCGGCAGCGATGAAATTGCCCATTAGAAGCCAGCCTTTGACTTAGGTCTAGTAGATCTAAATTAGAAGAATGCAGTGAGCAGAAGTGTGGGCTCCATTTATgctcctttattttaaagtgttctttCAGTTGAATTACCTCTTGGCTGCGGTGCTGTTGGAATAAGCATGGCTAATTAGTTGCAGAGGAATTAAtgtgttgctttaaaaattcaCCGAATGTTGAATTTCATGTTAGGACTGAGAATGTTGGAGAAGCTTAAAAGAAGTAATTCACTAAAATGTCAGGATTACTTAAAAAGAAGCTAACTGAACTGCTTATACCTCTGTtatcttctgcttctgctcaATAACCAGCCCAGACTCCAAACCTCCTTTCTGGTTTCTTTCACTGTAATCCTGTAAATACTAATTCCAAGGGTTAAAACGTGATTTGCAACACCGATTTTGAAATCTAAATTGCAAATACAGGCTTGGTCTGAGAGTCTCTTACCAGTCTAGAGTTAGGGATCGGTGTGGGCGTGAACCCTCCTATTAAAGCTTTTTTGAGATACCAAACATCACCAGTACAGCTCACATAAAGGAAGGCTGTCAGAACGGCCATCCTCTGCAGGTAGCTGAGTAGCCCATCTCAGATGATGACCAAGAAGCGATGACTAGAGAAGGTGGGGAAAAATAACACGGCATAAAGCGATGCTTTCCATGTTGTGTCTTCCCAGCATGTGTCAGCCTAGGGTCTTCTTGAACTGCAGATCAGTATTTTAGCCACCAGTTATTaaagctgggcttgttcagcctggagaaaaggaggctcaggggtgaccttattgctctctacaggtacctcaagggaggctgtagcgaggtgggggttggtctgttctcccacgtgcctggtgacaggacgagggggaatgggcttaagttgcgccaggggagttttaggttggatgttaggaagaacttcttcaccgaaagggttgttagacattggaacgggctgcccagggaagtggtggagtcaccatccctggaggtctttaaaagacgtttagatgtagagcttagggatatggtttagtggggactgttagtgttaggtcagaggttggacttgatgatcttgaggtctcttccaacctagaaattctgtgattctgtgattctgtgaaatacgTCCTCATCTGCCATGAATTCATCTATcagtggttgttttttaaattcatgtgTTGAAGTCTACCACAGCTGACACAGTTAATGCTGCAATTGGAGGGGGAAGGATGGAAAGAATTCTGTTAAGAATTAAACTTTGTTCTTGAAACAAGCACGCCTCGATTCCTGCCCATTGGAATTCTTCATAACAACATTGCACTAATGAAATTACCCTTTACTTAGTTCTGCAAGGAGAGCTGCAAGAGCATGAGTCAAGTGCACGGGAGGCAGCGTCTGGCTGTTGCAGTTTCTCTCCTGGTGTGACGATGCTCGTGGAGATCATACGCCGTTCATCTAGCTGTAATTCATATAATTGGTGGCATGTGGAGTGGGTCGGAAATGGTGATCTTCAAAATGTTCCTTAATCAGGAACTTGTCTAATAGGCACATGGACCgcactgagcagcagctgccactgTCTCTTCAGTCTCTGATCGTTAGGGGAATTTCTAAAGTACATTTTTGTCCTAGTAGAAGTCATTTCAGCCTTTCCCAGTCTTTCAATATTAGGTTCCTAAGCTGACAAGGCCCAGAGATGGCCCTCAGTATGTAAAAGTTTAAAGACGTGGTTGGTGTTTTTACAGACTGTCGCTGCAGAGCCTGCATGCGATCTGCAAGCTGAAATTAGCCACCAGCAACTGGGAAATCAGAGCCCACGGTCCCTTCTTGGTTGTAAGTGTGCACAGGCATGCAGCTCGTTGCCTAGCTGTAGTGGGTTGTCCCAGTTGTCCTCTTCCGTGTCATCGCAGGAGTGAGCTGACTGATCCCAGTCCTATATTGCGATTTAGTGAAGAGCTCTGGGCCAGCCAAATCCTAAATCTGTACTGCGGTGGAAGTTTATCAGCCTGTGCTGGCCTTCTGTCTGTGTTGTGACACAAAATTATGTGCTAGAATAAATACAGGGAACTGCTGTTAGCCAGACCTAAGATAAGACACGGTATGTTGTTTGCCAAATCGTAGCACGGTAGTGCTTGAGCAGCAACTTCGGTAGGTGGCACGTTCCTGAACTGGTCTTGTTCCCTGTCACAGCTGCTGTCTATACACAGATTGCTAGACATTGAGACAATTTGTATCCTGGTagtttaaggaaaagaaatacttacGGCTTTTGTAATTGCAGTTTAACTTAGAATATCTCTGACCTgaattaagctttttttttgtctacgAGGATGCAAATGTAGCACTGGAAGTGTATTCAGTGGTGTGGAAGTACTCCCCTAAAATACCAGGTTGCTCCTTTGGCTTGGTGTGATGAAAGCgtctttctctttcatatatACACCTCTTAATGGAAACACTTCAAAAGCTTTAATCTCACCACAAAGAGCAATTCACtggcaaaaaataatttccacaaTATTGCAGTACTTGCTCAGCAAGGCTGAGCATTTGTATCCAAGCTAATTGCAGCAGGAGCTAACGATGTGCCGTACCCCCTGTAAGGAGCCCCCACAGTGCTCTGAGAGGGGGGGCTGGCCCTCGGTATGGGAACAGCAGAGTCTGGCTGCGGTGTAGAGATTCCTGCGTTTGGGAAGTCAGGGTTAGATTCCTCAGTGATAGACATAATTGCAGATAAAATTGTAAATTACCCATTGAATGTCAAATAGGAACTGCTTTCAGTAGAATACTGCTGTGTGGCatagaaacagaattaaaatctgTACCTAGTTATACCTTTCCACATagggaaatgcagcagaagGTCACATTACAGCCTTTTCTTCTAGGgcttttttaattctcttcGGACTGAGCTGACTGACTACCCTGAGATAAGTATTATCAGCATATGCCCAGGACCTGTACAGTCTAAGATTATACAAAATGTCTTTACGGAGAATCTTTCCAAGGTAAGGACTCTTAAATTTTGTTGTGATAAATCCAAGTTTTGCTACAGTTACCCTTTgggggttttcttttcttttgctccctCTCAAGCACGAACCTCATCTTCTCACCAAGACATACTTTGGTTAATGCAGAAACCCATGTTGATGTGTAGGTCTTTGTAGTATTAAGTCCATACCAACTGAAGTGGGGGAGTTGTTAGGTCTTCTCTCTTCCAACATATACAACCCACAGCTAGTGAAATTTACCGTACAGCTGCCCTGCCACAATTCTGGGGGAAAGGCCAAGATTTTCTAGACACAATTGTACAGCGCCGAACAGCGTCGCGTCTGCACAGGTAGCTTTTTGTTTGCCCTAGTCACGCTGTCCTCTGTTTGGCTGACTTTGGTGCAGTTGTTGGCACAGCCACTGGAGTCAGCTGAGGCGAGGCTTGCATTCTTTTCCTGTTAGTAGTTGTTAaggatgaaaagcaaaaccttcCAGTTGCTCAGTTGTTTTTAGTAAAGGTTGTCTAACAAAAGAGCTGGCAGAAATTATTACTGTGATAGATATTGGTAATCTGTCATAAATTCAATTGATCTGAAGCTCAGGAGAAGCCAGCAgtaagaggggaagaaaaatttcCCATTGTTCAATGGagttctgaaagaaatgttggCTTGCGAAGCTGCATACTTCCACAGAACAAAGTACTTTTTCAGCAATAGGGAAATCTTGCAAAACAAATTCCTCAGATTTCAGCATGGCAAAAGACCTAGGAGGAAGATGGAATCGAGGCCGTAATTGCTTCTGCTCTGGGAAATAGAAGAACAGATGACAGAGCAGTCTGTTATTGCTGGAATGAAACATACAAATTCACAGGGCTGTGGCTTATTTCACTATGGGCTACCTATGGACAAGACATCACTGCCACTGAAAAAGGCTCTTGCTCTTCTCTTGAGATAACTGcgcacagagcagagctggcaggaaTGTTACGTTAATAGGGGACATGTCCTCATGTACTCGTTTGATTACAGAGTAACTTGTAACATATAATGGGGTAGgcagctgggaagagaaaagTTCACGTTTCTCGGAGCCCTCTGCTCCAGAACGGGTAACTTGCTGATACATCTAATTTAAAGTATAAGTCGATGCAAAACTGAACAGattttgaaggtgtttttttttaaaaaaaaactttaaatcaTCAGTTGAGACACTAATTTAAAGGTGCTTTACTGAAGGGCATGTGTTAAAGGAAAGTCGTAAGCATTCTCACACTTACTCTACTTTTGCACTGTGGAGAAACTCTGTGCCTGCTGCGCAGAACCTGGctcttcctctccctgtcccccacAAACAGAAGCCCCATTTTaatccctgccctctccctgcctcctccagtCACTAGAGAACAGCGGCGACCAGTCCCACAAGATGCCGACCGACCGCTGCGTCCGGCTCACGCTGGTGAGCACAGCCAACGACCTGAAGGAAGCCTGGATCAGCGACCACCCCTACCTGGCCGTCTGCTACCTCTGGCAGTACGCGCCCACTTGGGCTTGGTGGCTGATGAACAGAATGGGCAAGAGGAGAATACAAAACTTTAAGAGCGGCGTGGTAAGTTTATTCCTCTCTCCTCCGCTTGCGTTTTTTTACCCTGCTGACAGGCTCTTTAGCTGCAGGAATGTTGGGACTGTGATTTTGgatccatttcttttcctcctcctcacttcCCTAGCAGCTGATGCCAGGCTCGACCCCGTAGCT contains the following coding sequences:
- the DHRS7 gene encoding dehydrogenase/reductase SDR family member 7 isoform X1 yields the protein MSWGCGLCQLLAGGALLALLVQLVRWLRADGDLALLWAEWRGKKPENELRGKVVWVTGASSGIGEELAYQLSKIGALLAISARREDELERVKKKCLQISNLAEKDILVLRLDLTDRSSHEAATNSVIKHFGKIDVLVNNGGRSQRSLFMDTNLDVYSAIMELNYLGTISLTKHVLKHMIERKKGKIVTVSSVMGIMGAPLASGYCASKHALQGFFNSLRTELTDYPEISIISICPGPVQSKIIQNVFTENLSKSLENSGDQSHKMPTDRCVRLTLVSTANDLKEAWISDHPYLAVCYLWQYAPTWAWWLMNRMGKRRIQNFKSGVDADASYSRKKK
- the DHRS7 gene encoding dehydrogenase/reductase SDR family member 7 isoform X3, whose translation is MLTGLVKLLQHCIIRVNKGSLTKVHKRVWSKTVTSHTENELRGKVVWVTGASSGIGEELAYQLSKIGALLAISARREDELERVKKKCLQISNLAEKDILVLRLDLTDRSSHEAATNSVIKHFGKIDVLVNNGGRSQRSLFMDTNLDVYSAIMELNYLGTISLTKHVLKHMIERKKGKIVTVSSVMGIMGAPLASGYCASKHALQGFFNSLRTELTDYPEISIISICPGPVQSKIIQNVFTENLSKSLENSGDQSHKMPTDRCVRLTLVSTANDLKEAWISDHPYLAVCYLWQYAPTWAWWLMNRMGKRRIQNFKSGVDADASYSRKKK
- the DHRS7 gene encoding dehydrogenase/reductase SDR family member 7 isoform X2, giving the protein MNVHLSLKWDKETDTRIGRRVNKGSLTKVHKRVWSKTVTSHTENELRGKVVWVTGASSGIGEELAYQLSKIGALLAISARREDELERVKKKCLQISNLAEKDILVLRLDLTDRSSHEAATNSVIKHFGKIDVLVNNGGRSQRSLFMDTNLDVYSAIMELNYLGTISLTKHVLKHMIERKKGKIVTVSSVMGIMGAPLASGYCASKHALQGFFNSLRTELTDYPEISIISICPGPVQSKIIQNVFTENLSKSLENSGDQSHKMPTDRCVRLTLVSTANDLKEAWISDHPYLAVCYLWQYAPTWAWWLMNRMGKRRIQNFKSGVDADASYSRKKK